DNA from Mycolicibacterium alvei:
GCCCAACGTCCAGCTACGCGCTCACTTCATCCTCGACATCGGTGGTCGCATACGCGATGAATGAGGCGATCTCGTCAACCGCGTGGCGTGCATCGGGGTTGACGTCGAAACTCAACTGGAACATGTGCATTGCCCTGTCCCACACCTGAACCCATACGGGCACACCGGTCGCCTGCAGTCGGTCGGCCAAGGCGAAGGTGTCGTTGAGCAGCATCTCGTGGGTGCCGACCTGTAGCAGGAAGGGGCCGAGCCCATGCAGGTCTGCTTCTGGCGGCATCACCGGTGTGGGCCGGGTGCCGTTGACGGTGGCGAACACGTCGTAGATGAACTTCACCGTCATGAACGGGAACAGCACGTCGCGATGCTCTTGCAGGGCACGGTATTTGAGATCCATGTCGGACGAGGTCAGTGGTGAGAGCAGGACCTGCCCGGCCGGCACCGGTAGCCCCGCGTCACGTGCTGCCAGAGCAGTGTCGGCGGCCATCAACCCGCCCGCTGAATCGCCGGCCAGCACGATCCGATCAGGTGCGAAGCCGAGTGAAAGGGCCAGTCGGTAGCTATCGAGCCCATCGGCGACGGCGTCGTCGATGTCGGCCTGTGGGGCCAGTCGGTAGCCGACGTTGAGGATGCGTGCCCCGGTGGCCGCGGACAGCTTCGACACAAAGCGCCGGTGCGAGTTCAGGCCGAGGGTCACCAGCGCCGAGCCGTGCAGGTAGACGATCACGCGATCGGAGTCGCGGGCTTCGGGCGCGATCACCCATTCGGCCGGGCAGTTCGGCAGCGCCACCGGCGTCACCTCGGTGCCGGGCAGCGGTTTGACGAACCGCAGGGGCCGGTCGATCACGTCGAGGCGCGCGCGCTGCAGCAGTGCCGGGGCGACACGGTTGATGCCCAGCCCGATCAGGGTCAGCAGACCCAGCAATGGGCGGACAAAAATCGCAGTAATCCAGCCGAGTGCTCTGGACTGCAGAGATGCAGGGCCGAAGTGCACGGTAGTCGGCCGGCTACGCCAATCTAGCGAATTCACGGTACCCAGGGTACCGGGTACCTCGCGCCGGAGAGCCGACCGGCCCGCCGACCGTCAGATGAAGCCGAAGCCTGGGAAGCCGTAGAACTCTTCCTCGCCCGGGTACACCGGGGGAGTCGCGTCGATCTGGACGTTGCCCTCGGAGGCGCAGTCGGTGGTCTGCCCACCGGCGATTGAGCTTCCGCCCGTCACCTCGCACTGCGGCAGTAGCGAAGGATCGGCCGCGGCCGTCGGCGCGCACAGAATCGCGGCCGCTAGGCCGAACCCGGCAGCACCGAAGATCACAAGATTTCGCATGTGCGACATGGCGGCTAGTCCTTCCGTCCGGGTTGACGTTGCGTCGACCCTGCACGCGATATTGTCGCGCAAGTTATGGTTACGGCAAACGATAGACCATCGCTCGCAAGCTGATCCGACGATCGAGGAGCCCCATGAAACTTGTCACGCGTTCACGTAGCTGCGCCGTAGCGGTACTTGGGGCCGGCGCGATGCTCCTCGGCACATCGGCAACCGCGTCCGCCGAACCGCCGAACTGCACCACTGCCGACGTCACCGCGGTGATGGGAGGCGTCTCGACGGAGATGAGCGACTACTTGTTCGCTCACCCCGACGTCAACGCGTTCTTCAGCGGGCTGCAAGGACAGGGCAAGAAGACGACCGCGGACAAGACGAAGGCATACCTCAACGACAATCCGCAGGTGCGCGCCGAACTCGACGCGATCCGCGCACCAGCGCTTGATCTGCGCAACCGCTGCAATATCCCGCTCGAGGCCGAAATCTCCGGCGTGATCTAGACCCGTCGCTCAGGGCAGGGCGACGGTGGCCTGAGCCTCGATGGCCTTGTTGACCTCGGTGAGCACGCCCTTGTCGCGTTCCGGTGCGTCGGCGTTGACCTGCAGCACGTACACCGCGCCGGGTGCCTGGATCACGATGGTGGTCTGGGTGATTGCGCGGCGTTGGTCGCCCTTGGCGTAGGTGCCGCCCAGGTGGACCGAGGGGAACCCGCTGATCTCCGCACGGGTCACATCACCGTTCGGCTTGTAGTCCGCCAGGTTCTGCAGCTCGCTGGGGGCGTACTCCAGCAGCTTGTTGGCATCGACGTTACCGGTCAGCTTGGAGATCAACGAGACGACCGACGGCGCATCGGCCGGGTTGACCGAGTCGTTGATCATCGCCGAGTAGGCCCATGCCGGTGTGCGGGTGCCGGCGTCGGTCCAGCCGGGCGGGGTCGGCCAGTTGAACACCGGCGCTCCCGGATCGCCGCGATGGACCGGTGTTTCGATGGCGCCGCTCTGCTTGATGTAGTCGGCGATGGTGAAGGCGTGGACAGGCTTGGGTGGGCTCGTGGTCTCGCCGGAGGTATCGGTGGCGGCCGCCGATGTCGTTTCGCCGCCGTTGGTCTCCTCGCCTCCCGAGGTGACCGCGAACGTGATGCCGGCGACCAGCAGGAGCACCCCACCGATCGCGGCCGCGGCGACGACGAGCTTGCGCCGGTCGTCGGGCTTCTGCGGAGTGGGGTTGTGCGGCAGCGGGGGCGGTCCGAAGTTGGTCTGTGGCGGCCCAACCGGTCCAGGCGGCCCCGACGGACCGCCGAGGCCTTGCATGCCACCCGCCGGCTGGCTCGTCGCGGGTTTGTGGGTCGAGGTCTCGCTACCTGTCCATGACGAGGTGAACACCGGCGGTTCCGACGGGGCCGTCTGCCGGGGGCTCGGCGGCGGGAGCGGCGGCGGGTTCACCGGCTTCGGGATGATCAGTGGGGTGGTGGGCGGCGCCGGCTCGTGGACCGGTGCCGGGGTGCGCACCTCGGGGGTGGTTCCGGTGGCCGCCTCGGCCAGTGCGACGGCGAAGTCGTGGCACGTGTCGTAGCGGTCCTTGGGGTCCTTGGAGAGCGCCTTGGCCATCACCGAATCAAACACGGCCAGTTCAGGTTTCGTGTCGGCGAGCTTGGGCGGCGGGGAGTTCAGATGATGGCTGATCACGACGGCCGGGTTGCTGTGGGCGAATGGTGGGGTGCCGGTGAAGAGGCGGTAGGCGGTGGCGGCCAGCGAGTACTGGTCGGCCCGGCCGTCGAGGGGCTGGCCCATCAGCTGTTCGGGTGCGGTGTAGGACATCGAGCCCACGGTGATGTTGGTCGAGGTGAGCCCGTTGACCTCGTCGGCACGCCGCGCGATGCCGAAGTCGGTCAGCATGATGCGGCGCTTGCCGCCCTGTTTGCTGGTGACCAGGATGTTGGCCGGTTTGACGTCGCGGTGCCACAGGTTGCGCTGATGCGCGTAGTCCAAGGCGTCGCCGACGGCGGTGACGATCTCGATGACGTCCTCGGCCGGCATCCCCTTGGGGAACTGGTCGTGCAGCAGCTTGGCGGCGTCGTGCCCGTCGACGTAGTCCATCGAGATCCACAACCGGTCCTCGAACTCGCCGCGGTCGTGCACGCCGACGATGTGCGGATGCCACAGCGTGGCCGCCATGTCGGCCTCGCGGATGAACCGCTGCCGGAATTCATTGTCCGAGCTGACGCTGATGGGCAGCACTTTGAGAGCGTCCTCGCGGGGTAACCGCGGATGCGAGGCCAAATAGACCTCGCCCATGCCACCAGTGCCCACCAACCGGACGATGGTGAACCCTGCGAATTCCTGACCGCTAGCCAACGGCATGGAGCGCAGACTACCGGTACCCACGCTCGGGGAACGACTATGCCGGGGGTGTGGCTCGCGCGCGGCGGGTGCTAGTTCTGCCGGGTGCCGATGTGCGCGGGCGGGTTCAGTCGTAGCGTGGAGTGGTGAGCCAACCCAAGGATCTGCCTCGTACCGTCGGTGAGCTGCGCGCATCCGGCCATCGTGAACGGGGCGTCAAAGCCGAAATTCGGGAGAATCTGCTGTCCGCATTGGCCGACCGCCGCGACGTGTGGCCGGGAATCCTGGGATTCGAGGACACCGTGATCCCGCAGCTGGAACGGGCTTTGATCGCCGGGCACGACGTGGTGCTTCTGGGTGAGCGCGGTCAGGGCAAGACGCGGCTGTTGCGCGCGCTGACGGGGCTGCTCGACGAGTGGACGCCCGTGATCGCCGGGTCGGAGTTGGGTGAGCACCCCTACAGCCCGATCACACCGGAGTCGATCCGCCGGGCCGCCGATTCCGGCGACGATCTGCCGATCGATTGGCGCCACCGCAGTGAGCGCTACACCGAGAAGTTGGCCACCCCGGACACCAGCGTGGCCGATCTCGTCGGCGACATCGATCCGATCAAGGTGGCCGAGGGGCGCAGCCTGGGCGACCCGGAAACGATCGCCTACGGGCTGATCCCGCGGGCCCACCGCGGCATCGTGGCCGTCAACGAGCTGCCGGACCTGGCCGAGCGGATCCAGGTGTCGATGCTCAACGTGATGGAGGAGCGCGACATTCAGGTCCGCGGCTACACGTTGCGGCTGCCGCTCGACGTCCTCGTCGTCGCGAGCGCCAATCCCGAGGACTACACGAACCGCGGTCGGATCATCACCCCGCTCAAAGACAGGTTCGGCGCCGAGATCCGCACGCACTACCCGCTGGAGATCGACGACGAGGTCGGGGTGATCCGCCAGGAGGCCCAGTTGGCCGCGGAGGTACCGGAGTACCTGATCGGTGTGCTGGCCCGATTTGCCCGCAATCTGCGTGAATCGAGCTCGATCGATCAGCGTTCGGGTGTGTCGGCCCGGTTCGCGATCGCTGCCGCCGAGACGGTGGCGGCCTCGGCACGACACCGCTCCGCCATTCTCGGTGAGGACGATCCGGTGGCTCGGGTGGTCGATCTGGCCACCGTGATCGACGTGCTGCGCGGCAAACTGGAGTTCGAGAGCGGTGAGGAGGGACGTGAGCAGGCAGTGCTGGAGCATCTGCTGCGACGCGCCACCGCCGACACCGCGCAACGACTGCTGGGCGGCATCGACGTCGCCCCGTTGGTGGCCGCGGTCGAGGAAGGCTCGCCGGTGACCACCGGTGAGCGGGTATCGGCCAAGGACGTCCTGGCCGCTCTGCCCGATCTGGCCGTGGTCGACGCGCTCGCCGACCGGGTGGGCGCGGTGTCGGTCGGTCAACGGGCCGCAGCCATCGAATTGGCTTTGGAGGCACTGTATCTGGCCAAGCGTGTGGACAAGGTGACAGGGGAGGGCGAGACGGTCTATGGCTGATCCCGGTCGGGCGCACGGGCACACCTCGCGGTATTCGCGGTACACCGGAGGCCCTGACCCGCTGGCGCCGCCGATCGATCTGCGCGACGCGCTCGAGCAGATCGGTCAGAGCGTCATGGAGGGCAGTTCGCCGCGCCGTGCGCTCTCGGAGTTGATGCGTCGCGGCACCGAGGGCATGCGGGGCACCGACCGGCTCGCCGCCGAGGCTAACCGCAAACGCCGGGAGTTGTTGCAGCGACACAACCTTGACGGCACCTTGCAGGAGATCAAGAAGCTGCTCGACGAGGCCGTGCTGGCCGAGCGCAAGGAGCTGGCCCGCGCGCTCGACGACGATGCGCGGTTCGGCGAACTGCAGATGGAGGCGCTCTCGCCGTCACCGGCCAAGGCCGTGCAGGAGCTCACCGATTACGACTGGCGCAGCCCCGAGGCGCGGCAGAAGTACGAGCAGATCAAGGACCTGCTGGGCCGCGAGATGCTGGATCAGCGTTTCGCGGGCATGAAGGAGGCGTTGGAGAACGCCACCGATGAGGACCGGCAGCGGGTCAACGACATGCTCGATGACCTCAACGAGCTGCTGGACAAGCACGCCCAGGGGAATGATTCGCCGCAGGACTTTCAAGACTTCATGGACAAACACGGCGAGTTCTTCCCGGAGGGCCCGCAGAACATCGACGAGCTGCTGGACTCGCTGGCCAAGCGGGCCGCCGCCGCGCAGCGGTTCCGCAACAGCCTGTCGGCCGAGCAGCGTGCCGAGCTGGATTCCCTGGCGCAGCAGGCTTTCGGTTCGCCGTCGTTGATGAACGCGCTGGATCGGCTCGACTCGCACCTGCAGGCTGCCCGCCCCGGCGAGGACTGGAACGGTTCGGAGCGGTTCTCCGGTGGCGATCCGCTGGGCATGGGGGAGGGCGCCCAGGCGCTGTCCGACATCGCCGAGTTGGAGCAGCTGGCCGACGCGTTGTCACAGAGTTACTCCGGGGCGTCGATGGATGACGTCGACCTCGAATCGTTGGCCCGCCAGTTGGGTGACGACGCGGCCATCGATGCGCGCACCCTGGCCGAGCTGGAGAAGGCCCTGGTCAATCAGGGTTTCATCGACCGTGGCTCCGACGGGCAGTGGCGGCTGTCGCCCAAGGCCATGCGTCAGCTCGGTCAGACCGCACTGCGTGATGTGGCGCAACGGCTTTCGGGTCGGCACGGCGAGCGGGACACCCGTCGCGCCGGCGCGGCCGGGGAGTTGACCGGGGCCACCCGGCCCTGGCAGTTCGGCGATACCGAGCCGTGGAACGTCACCCGCACGGTCACCAATGCGGTGCTGCGCCAGGCCGGTACCGGGATCGCCGAGCGGCCGATTCGGTTCGCCGTCGAGGATGTGGAGATCTCCGAGACCGAGACCCGTACCCAGGCCTGTGTGGCGCTGCTGGTGGACACCTCGTTCTCGATGGTGATGGAGAACCGCTGGCTGCCGATGAAGCGCACGGCGCTGGCACTCAATCATCTTGTGAGTACCCGGTTCCGGTCAGATGAGTTGCAGATCATCGCCTTTGGCCGGTATGCACGCACGGTGACCGCGGGTGAGCTGACCGGACTGGAGGGCGTGTACGAGCAGGGCACCAACCTGCACCACGCGCTGGCCCTGGCGTCGCGGCATCTGCGTCGTCATCCCAATGCCCAGCCGGTGGTGCTCGTGGTGACCGACGGCGAGCCCACCGCGCATCTCGAGGATTTCGGGGACGGGGAGGGGTCGTCCGTATTCTTCGATTACCCGCCCCACCCGCGAACCATCGCCCACACCGTGCGGGGTTTTGACGAGGTGGCCCGCCTCGGCGCCCAGGTGACGATCTTCCGGTTGGGCTCGGATCCCGGCCTGGCCCGGTTCATCGACCAGGTGGCCCGTCGGGTGCAGGGCCGGGTGGTGGTGCCCGATCTCGACGGCCTGGGCGCCGCCGTCGTCGGCGACTACCTGCACTCACGTCGGCGGTAGTGCCCTCGGCGCCGCCGCCGGCTCGCGTAATGTCTGGAACCGATGGGGGTCTCAAAGCGCGTTGCCGGTGTGGTCCTGTTGACGTCCGGGTTGGTTCTCAGCGGTTGCACGCAGATGACGGACGGCACCGTGACGGCCGGGTTCGGACCGCCCGGCGGGTTGTCGGATGCAACGTCGGGAGAGTCCGGGTACAAGGCCCGTACCTGCGAGCAGTTGCACTCGGATGCCTGGATCGAGGTTCCCGGGATCGGGTCCGACCAGCCGCGGGTGCGGGTGGCGCAACCGCCGGGCTGGGTGCCCGCGCCTGAGTTCGCCAAGGGCCCAGTCAAATTGGTGTTACGCAATGAATCCCTCAGCGACGGAGTGACGAATCCGGCCGTTACGGTGTCGATCGGCGACGCGACGGATGGGAACCGGTCGCCCGAGGACCTGCTGAGCGAGACCATCAAGGGCTTCCAAGCCGTCGGCGCGCAGAACATCACCCAGGTGCCGTCGGAGATCTGCGGGTTCCCGGCGTTGATGGTCAACTACACGACCCCGCCCGACGACCAGATCAGCAAGACGAGCTACGTGACCGCCGTGTCGGTGATGGTGCCGCTGGGCGCGAAGTTCTGGAACATTGTGGCGCTGGCGCAGAGCACGGCGCCCAATAATTCCACCTTCATGGCTGACGCGCAGGTGATGCTGGCGGGGTTGCGGATCGCGCTGCCGCGCTGATCCCGACGGTCGAGGAATTGCGCAGTCCGGGCGGATTTCGGACCAATTCTTGTGTCGGTAACCGGCGACTGGAATTAATTGCGTTGGCAAGGGTGTAGCTTGCCGTGGCTAATTCATTGAAAATGAAATGAATTGGCGATGTGCCGAGTATTCGGTCATCGGTGGTGCGCATTCCGATCGCGATCTTTCAAGATCGATTCCAAACCGTGAGATACCGGTCTGAACTGGGATGATAGGTCGGTGAGTCGGCTGTGGGCCACGGATCTCGCGGCAACGGTTTTGTGCCACTACATTCAGCGGGCATCCGGATGGATCGTGGTGACTGCGACGACGGTATTCGTTAATTATTGATGGGCTGATATCGGTTGCAGGAGGGCAAGTCGAGCCTTAGCATTCACAGCAGTTTCTAAGATGCCGCCGGAGCAGGCGCGGATTCCCGGAAACGTCCATTCGTCCTCTAGATAAGGGGCTGACTACATGGCAGTACGTCCGCTTGTCACCACTGCTGCCGCAGTCCTGAGTGCAGGCGCGATTGTTGCTGCGACTCCGGCGCTGTTCGTCCCCCGTGAACAGATCACCGTCGCTGCCCCGACGGGCGCGATCGCCCCAGCCACGTTGACCCAGGAGCAGATCAATCTGCTCGCGCTCTCGTTACAGGGGGCGTGGCAGTCGTTTACCCAGGGGTATGGCGGTCTCTGGTTCCCGGGCCAACGCCCCAAACCTGCCGAAGCATTCGATACGGGCGGGTTCCTCTTCGACGCGAACGGCAGCGAGCTCTACAACGCCGATGGGTCCCGCGCCACGACGGCCGATCTCGAACCGGGCGCTCAGTACTACTACGTGAACGGGAAGCCGGACTACGAGCTCGACGCGGGTGGCCAGATCGTGCTGGAAGACGATCCCGGCAACTGCGCCGCCCCCGGAGCCGTATGCCAAAAGGGCTTCACGGGTTTGGCGTACTACCTCAGCGACAACATCTTGCCTCTCGGCGATGTGGACAACATCTTCTTCGAGGGCGGCTTCACCGAGCTGGCCCATCAGGCCATCCGGACGGTTGCGCTGGTTATCGATGCGGTCGATCCGACCGGCCGGCTGGATCTGACCAAACGCGTCGATGACTTCTTCGAGGGCGGTGCAACGCAACTCGTCGGCAACCTGCTGCTCGACAACCTTCCTCAGGACGGCTATGCCTACGGCCTGACCAACTCCTTCTTCTTCGGATACGGCACCAACACCGGCATCTACGCCGCGTTCACCTACGTGGTGGACGCCATCGTGCAGGGCACGCCGACACCCAACCCGAACCTGATCAACCCGCTCGACTCGGGCCCGTCCACGTTCTCGACGCAGGAACAGAGCAGCGACACCATGCTGCTGGCCCAGAAGTCGACCGACCCGACCTCCACCGGTCTGCCGGGACCCACGTCGCTGCTGAAGTTGTCGACGCAGTCGCCGCTGAACAATCTGGTGAAGTTGTCCTTCAAGACACCTGCGGTAGACGAGAGCAACCTCGTCAAGAATCTTGACGCGATTGAACAGAACGTGGACCAGGGCATCGAGAACCCGGTCGAAGGCGGCACCGGACTCATCCCGGTGAACATCAAGCTGCCGACGGCGCCAGAACCCCCGACGATCGAGACGCCCAAGGTGCCGGAGGTCAAGGCGCCCGACGTAAAGGCGCCCGTGCTGAAGCTGCCTGAGTTCAAGGCGCCGGAGCTGAAGGTTCCCGAGGTTCAAGTTCCCGAGCCGAAGGCGCCCGAGGTCACGGCGCCGGAGTCGAAGCCCGATATCACGCCCAAGATCAGGGTCAAGGACAAAGAACCCGCGACCGAAGACGAACCGGCGACGGGCACCGACACCAGGAACGGCAACAAGGTCACTCCCCCCATCCTCTTCGGCGACGGCAAGCCGAAAGGGGAGTCCAACGGCAGCAAGTTCCTGAAGAAGCTTGGCGAGGCCGTCAAGAATGCCACCGAATCCGGTAAGGACGCGGGCAGCGGCGACAAGTAAGTCCTGCCCCGTGATTCCCAGTGCAGGCATGGCCGCCCGAGTGTGCCGGGCCGGAACCTCCGGTGGATAAGCCACGGATTCCGTAGGCGGTAACCCGCATATTTATGCCCGGTGAGTGCATAGGCAGCGGTATTCGAAGTTAGCTGGATGTCAGTCGATCGGGAATGTTGCCGTCCGTCACCGAAATATTTTTCGGGGTTTGTCCCGCAAAAACAGTGCTGCGGCGGGGTGCCGGAGGCTGATGTCCCGCGTCGAGGTAGGTTGCGGGAGATAGTGACGGGAATTACCCTTCTCAAGGACTTTCAAGGAAGTACGCAGACAACGGGACGGATTCTCAGGAATCCGTCCTGCGCTCGAGATTAAGGGGCCTCACCCGCATGGCAGTCCGTCCACTCGTCACCACTGGGGTGGCACTGCTCAGCGCCGGCGCGATTGTTGCCGGAACCCCTGCACTGTTCGTTCCCCGCGACGAGATCACGGTGGCAT
Protein-coding regions in this window:
- a CDS encoding alpha/beta hydrolase, with protein sequence MNSLDWRSRPTTVHFGPASLQSRALGWITAIFVRPLLGLLTLIGLGINRVAPALLQRARLDVIDRPLRFVKPLPGTEVTPVALPNCPAEWVIAPEARDSDRVIVYLHGSALVTLGLNSHRRFVSKLSAATGARILNVGYRLAPQADIDDAVADGLDSYRLALSLGFAPDRIVLAGDSAGGLMAADTALAARDAGLPVPAGQVLLSPLTSSDMDLKYRALQEHRDVLFPFMTVKFIYDVFATVNGTRPTPVMPPEADLHGLGPFLLQVGTHEMLLNDTFALADRLQATGVPVWVQVWDRAMHMFQLSFDVNPDARHAVDEIASFIAYATTDVEDEVSA
- a CDS encoding VWA domain-containing protein; amino-acid sequence: MADPGRAHGHTSRYSRYTGGPDPLAPPIDLRDALEQIGQSVMEGSSPRRALSELMRRGTEGMRGTDRLAAEANRKRRELLQRHNLDGTLQEIKKLLDEAVLAERKELARALDDDARFGELQMEALSPSPAKAVQELTDYDWRSPEARQKYEQIKDLLGREMLDQRFAGMKEALENATDEDRQRVNDMLDDLNELLDKHAQGNDSPQDFQDFMDKHGEFFPEGPQNIDELLDSLAKRAAAAQRFRNSLSAEQRAELDSLAQQAFGSPSLMNALDRLDSHLQAARPGEDWNGSERFSGGDPLGMGEGAQALSDIAELEQLADALSQSYSGASMDDVDLESLARQLGDDAAIDARTLAELEKALVNQGFIDRGSDGQWRLSPKAMRQLGQTALRDVAQRLSGRHGERDTRRAGAAGELTGATRPWQFGDTEPWNVTRTVTNAVLRQAGTGIAERPIRFAVEDVEISETETRTQACVALLVDTSFSMVMENRWLPMKRTALALNHLVSTRFRSDELQIIAFGRYARTVTAGELTGLEGVYEQGTNLHHALALASRHLRRHPNAQPVVLVVTDGEPTAHLEDFGDGEGSSVFFDYPPHPRTIAHTVRGFDEVARLGAQVTIFRLGSDPGLARFIDQVARRVQGRVVVPDLDGLGAAVVGDYLHSRRR
- a CDS encoding heme-binding protein, coding for MKLVTRSRSCAVAVLGAGAMLLGTSATASAEPPNCTTADVTAVMGGVSTEMSDYLFAHPDVNAFFSGLQGQGKKTTADKTKAYLNDNPQVRAELDAIRAPALDLRNRCNIPLEAEISGVI
- a CDS encoding sigma 54-interacting transcriptional regulator encodes the protein MSQPKDLPRTVGELRASGHRERGVKAEIRENLLSALADRRDVWPGILGFEDTVIPQLERALIAGHDVVLLGERGQGKTRLLRALTGLLDEWTPVIAGSELGEHPYSPITPESIRRAADSGDDLPIDWRHRSERYTEKLATPDTSVADLVGDIDPIKVAEGRSLGDPETIAYGLIPRAHRGIVAVNELPDLAERIQVSMLNVMEERDIQVRGYTLRLPLDVLVVASANPEDYTNRGRIITPLKDRFGAEIRTHYPLEIDDEVGVIRQEAQLAAEVPEYLIGVLARFARNLRESSSIDQRSGVSARFAIAAAETVAASARHRSAILGEDDPVARVVDLATVIDVLRGKLEFESGEEGREQAVLEHLLRRATADTAQRLLGGIDVAPLVAAVEEGSPVTTGERVSAKDVLAALPDLAVVDALADRVGAVSVGQRAAAIELALEALYLAKRVDKVTGEGETVYG
- a CDS encoding LpqN/LpqT family lipoprotein, whose translation is MPLASGQEFAGFTIVRLVGTGGMGEVYLASHPRLPREDALKVLPISVSSDNEFRQRFIREADMAATLWHPHIVGVHDRGEFEDRLWISMDYVDGHDAAKLLHDQFPKGMPAEDVIEIVTAVGDALDYAHQRNLWHRDVKPANILVTSKQGGKRRIMLTDFGIARRADEVNGLTSTNITVGSMSYTAPEQLMGQPLDGRADQYSLAATAYRLFTGTPPFAHSNPAVVISHHLNSPPPKLADTKPELAVFDSVMAKALSKDPKDRYDTCHDFAVALAEAATGTTPEVRTPAPVHEPAPPTTPLIIPKPVNPPPLPPPSPRQTAPSEPPVFTSSWTGSETSTHKPATSQPAGGMQGLGGPSGPPGPVGPPQTNFGPPPLPHNPTPQKPDDRRKLVVAAAAIGGVLLLVAGITFAVTSGGEETNGGETTSAAATDTSGETTSPPKPVHAFTIADYIKQSGAIETPVHRGDPGAPVFNWPTPPGWTDAGTRTPAWAYSAMINDSVNPADAPSVVSLISKLTGNVDANKLLEYAPSELQNLADYKPNGDVTRAEISGFPSVHLGGTYAKGDQRRAITQTTIVIQAPGAVYVLQVNADAPERDKGVLTEVNKAIEAQATVALP